In the genome of Streptomyces pactum, one region contains:
- a CDS encoding SDR family NAD(P)-dependent oxidoreductase, with translation MTTALITGSTAGIGAAFARRLAARGAAPAGRPGGGFDLVLVARDEERLREQAEQLHDRHGVEVEVLRADLSREEGIAAVEARLSDPRRPVDLLVNNAGFGHRGTYLDVPMSDELEMLKVHCEAVLRLTTAAVRPMRERGRGGVVNVASVAAFLPRGTYGASKAWVVQFTQGAARDLAASGVRLMALCPGFVRTEFHQRAGMDTGNIPEWMWLDADRLVAAALKDLARGKAVSVPDARYKTLMGLAKLAPRNALGGISSRTGRRFGPR, from the coding sequence ATGACGACTGCATTGATCACGGGTTCCACGGCGGGCATCGGGGCCGCCTTCGCACGCCGGCTCGCCGCCCGGGGCGCCGCTCCGGCCGGGCGGCCCGGCGGCGGTTTCGACCTGGTGCTGGTGGCCCGGGACGAGGAGCGGCTCCGCGAACAGGCGGAGCAACTGCACGACCGCCACGGGGTGGAGGTGGAGGTGCTGCGCGCGGACCTGTCCCGGGAGGAGGGCATCGCCGCGGTGGAGGCCCGGCTCTCCGATCCCCGGCGGCCGGTCGACCTGCTGGTGAACAACGCGGGCTTCGGCCACCGCGGCACCTATCTGGACGTGCCGATGTCGGACGAGCTGGAGATGCTCAAGGTGCACTGCGAGGCGGTGCTCCGGCTGACCACCGCGGCCGTCCGGCCGATGCGCGAACGGGGGCGGGGCGGCGTGGTCAACGTCGCCTCGGTGGCGGCGTTCCTGCCGCGCGGCACCTACGGGGCGAGCAAGGCGTGGGTGGTGCAGTTCACCCAGGGCGCGGCCCGGGACCTGGCGGCTTCCGGGGTGCGGCTGATGGCGCTGTGCCCCGGTTTCGTCCGTACCGAGTTCCACCAGCGGGCCGGCATGGACACCGGCAACATCCCGGAGTGGATGTGGCTGGACGCGGACCGGCTGGTCGCCGCCGCGCTCAAGGACCTCGCCCGGGGCAAGGCGGTCTCGGTGCCGGACGCGCGGTACAAGACGCTGATGGGGCTGGCCAAGCTGGCGCCGCGGAACGCGCTGGGCGGCATCAGCTCGCGCACCGGCCGCCGCTTCGGGCCCCGCTGA
- the groL gene encoding chaperonin GroEL (60 kDa chaperone family; promotes refolding of misfolded polypeptides especially under stressful conditions; forms two stacked rings of heptamers to form a barrel-shaped 14mer; ends can be capped by GroES; misfolded proteins enter the barrel where they are refolded when GroES binds), with protein MAKILKFDEDARRALERGVNKLADTVKVTIGPKGRNVVIDKKFGAPTITNDGVTIAREVEIEDPYENLGAQLVKEVATKTNDIAGDGTTTATVLAQALVREGLRNVAAGASPAALKKGIDAAVKAVSDELLATARPIDEKSDIAAVAALSAQDKQVGELIAEAIDKVGKDGVITVEESNTFGLELDFTEGMAFDKGYLSPYFVTDQERLEAVLDDPYILINQGKISSIQDLLPLLEKVIQAGGSKPLLIIAEDVDGEALSTLVVNKIRGTFNAVAVKAPGFGDRRKAILGDIATLTGATVIAEEVGLKLDQVGLDVLGTARRVTVTKDDTTIVDGAGNAEDVAGRVAQIKAEIEATDSDWDREKLQERLAKLAGGVSVIRVGAATEVELKEKKHRLEDAISATRAAIEEGIVSGGGSALVHAVKVLEGNLGLSGDEATGVAVVRRAAVEPLRWIAENAGLEGYVITSKVAELDKGQGFNAATGEYGDLVKAGVIDPVKVTRSALENAASIASLLLTTETLVVEKKEEEEAEAGHGHGHGHSH; from the coding sequence ATGGCGAAGATCCTGAAGTTCGACGAGGACGCCCGTCGCGCCCTTGAGCGTGGCGTCAACAAGCTTGCCGACACCGTGAAGGTGACGATCGGCCCCAAGGGCCGCAACGTCGTCATCGACAAGAAGTTCGGCGCCCCGACCATCACCAACGACGGCGTCACCATCGCCCGTGAGGTCGAGATCGAGGACCCGTACGAGAACTTGGGCGCGCAGCTGGTCAAGGAGGTGGCGACCAAGACCAACGACATCGCGGGTGACGGCACCACCACCGCCACCGTGCTGGCCCAGGCGCTGGTCCGCGAGGGTCTGCGCAACGTCGCCGCCGGCGCCTCCCCGGCCGCCCTGAAGAAGGGCATCGACGCCGCGGTCAAGGCCGTGTCCGACGAGCTGCTGGCCACCGCCCGCCCGATCGACGAGAAGTCCGACATCGCCGCCGTCGCCGCGCTGTCCGCCCAGGACAAGCAGGTCGGCGAGCTGATCGCCGAGGCGATCGACAAGGTCGGCAAGGACGGCGTCATCACCGTCGAGGAGTCCAACACCTTCGGTCTGGAGCTGGACTTCACCGAGGGCATGGCCTTCGACAAGGGCTACCTGTCCCCGTACTTCGTCACCGACCAGGAGCGTCTTGAGGCCGTCCTGGACGACCCGTACATCCTGATCAACCAGGGCAAGATCTCCTCCATCCAGGACCTGCTGCCGCTGCTGGAGAAGGTCATCCAGGCGGGTGGCTCCAAGCCGCTGCTGATCATCGCCGAGGACGTGGACGGCGAGGCGCTGTCCACCCTGGTGGTCAACAAGATCCGCGGCACCTTCAACGCGGTGGCCGTCAAGGCCCCCGGCTTCGGTGACCGCCGCAAGGCGATCCTGGGCGACATCGCCACCCTCACCGGTGCCACCGTCATCGCCGAGGAGGTCGGCCTCAAGCTCGACCAGGTCGGCCTGGACGTGCTGGGCACCGCCCGCCGCGTCACCGTGACCAAGGACGACACCACCATCGTCGACGGCGCGGGCAACGCCGAGGACGTGGCCGGCCGCGTCGCGCAGATCAAGGCCGAGATCGAGGCCACGGACTCCGACTGGGACCGCGAGAAGCTCCAGGAGCGCCTGGCCAAGCTGGCCGGCGGCGTCTCCGTGATCCGCGTCGGTGCCGCCACCGAGGTGGAGCTGAAGGAGAAGAAGCACCGCCTGGAGGACGCCATCTCCGCGACGCGCGCCGCGATCGAGGAGGGCATCGTCTCCGGTGGCGGTTCCGCGCTGGTCCACGCCGTGAAGGTGCTGGAGGGCAACCTGGGCCTGTCCGGCGACGAGGCCACCGGTGTCGCCGTGGTCCGCCGCGCCGCCGTCGAGCCGCTGCGCTGGATCGCCGAGAACGCCGGCCTGGAGGGCTACGTCATCACCTCCAAGGTGGCCGAGCTGGACAAGGGCCAGGGCTTCAACGCCGCCACCGGCGAGTACGGCGACCTGGTGAAGGCCGGCGTCATCGACCCGGTCAAGGTCACCCGCTCCGCCCTGGAGAACGCCGCCTCCATCGCCTCCCTGCTGCTCACCACCGAGACCCTCGTGGTGGAGAAGAAGGAAGAGGAGGAGGCCGAGGCCGGTCACGGCCACGGGCACGGTCACTCCCACTGA
- the groES gene encoding co-chaperone GroES, which translates to MTTASSKVAIKPLEDRIVVQPLDAEQTTASGLVIPDTAKEKPQEGVVLAVGPGRFEEGNRLPLDVSVGDVVLYSKYGGTEVKYNGEEYLVLSARDVLAIIEK; encoded by the coding sequence GTGACGACCGCCAGCTCCAAGGTTGCCATCAAGCCGCTTGAGGACCGCATCGTGGTCCAGCCGCTCGACGCCGAGCAGACCACGGCCTCCGGCCTGGTCATCCCGGACACCGCCAAGGAGAAGCCCCAGGAGGGCGTCGTCCTGGCCGTGGGCCCGGGCCGCTTCGAGGAAGGCAACCGTCTTCCGCTCGACGTCTCCGTCGGCGACGTCGTGCTCTACAGCAAGTACGGCGGCACCGAGGTGAAGTACAACGGCGAGGAGTACCTCGTCCTCTCGGCTCGCGACGTGCTCGCGATCATCGAGAAGTAA
- a CDS encoding class I SAM-dependent methyltransferase, which produces MDADAFDRLLTPEGQRLLTELRDYDPARELATATRLRRDHPAELVSAALGQARLRQRAVAKFGPEAYRMYFTPDGVEQSTRASVAAHRARRFAALGPASVADLCGGIGGDAIALARAGMRVTAVDRSPLACAVTRANAAALGLSELLAVECADVTGYDPAGHEAVFVDPARRGGGRGRIFDPESYSPPLSFAVTAARSARWGAVKVAPGIPHEAVPEDAEAEWISDGGDVKEAVLWFGTEPGARRATLLPAGTTLTGRGLPDPPVRPVGRYLYEPDGAVIRAHLVAEVAEEVGGGLIDPTIAYVTADEPRPTPYATRYEITDVLPFHLKRLKALLREREVGTVTVKKRGSAVEPEELRRKLKLSGRNACTVFLTRVAGAPGMLLGHPSPDPATGPSATAATGPATGPSATPGAPAGPGPAAA; this is translated from the coding sequence GTGGATGCTGACGCCTTCGACCGACTCCTCACCCCCGAGGGGCAGCGGCTCCTGACCGAGCTGCGCGACTACGACCCGGCCCGGGAGCTGGCCACCGCCACCCGGCTGCGCCGCGACCACCCGGCCGAGCTGGTCTCGGCGGCGCTCGGCCAGGCCCGGCTGCGGCAGCGGGCGGTGGCGAAGTTCGGCCCGGAGGCGTACCGGATGTACTTCACGCCGGACGGGGTGGAGCAGTCCACCCGCGCCTCGGTGGCCGCCCACCGGGCGCGGCGGTTCGCCGCCCTGGGCCCCGCCTCGGTCGCCGACCTGTGCGGCGGCATCGGGGGCGACGCCATCGCGCTGGCCCGGGCGGGGATGCGGGTGACCGCGGTGGACCGCTCCCCGCTGGCCTGCGCGGTGACCCGCGCCAACGCGGCGGCGCTGGGGCTGTCGGAGCTGCTGGCGGTGGAGTGCGCGGACGTCACCGGGTACGACCCGGCCGGTCACGAGGCCGTCTTCGTGGACCCGGCGCGCCGCGGCGGTGGCCGCGGGCGGATCTTCGACCCGGAGTCCTACTCGCCGCCGCTCTCCTTCGCCGTCACCGCGGCCCGGTCCGCCCGCTGGGGCGCGGTCAAGGTCGCCCCGGGCATCCCGCACGAGGCGGTGCCCGAGGACGCGGAGGCGGAGTGGATCTCGGACGGCGGTGACGTGAAGGAAGCGGTGCTGTGGTTCGGCACCGAGCCGGGGGCGCGGCGCGCCACGCTGCTGCCCGCCGGGACCACGCTGACCGGCCGCGGTCTGCCCGACCCGCCGGTCCGGCCGGTCGGCCGCTACCTCTACGAGCCGGACGGCGCGGTGATCCGGGCGCACCTGGTGGCGGAGGTGGCCGAGGAGGTCGGCGGAGGGCTGATCGACCCCACGATCGCCTATGTGACGGCCGACGAGCCGCGGCCGACCCCGTACGCCACCCGGTACGAGATCACCGATGTGCTGCCGTTCCACCTCAAGCGGCTGAAGGCGCTGCTGCGCGAGCGGGAGGTCGGGACGGTGACGGTGAAGAAGCGCGGCTCGGCGGTGGAGCCGGAGGAGTTGCGCCGGAAGCTGAAGCTCTCCGGGCGCAACGCGTGCACGGTCTTCCTCACCCGGGTGGCGGGCGCCCCCGGCATGCTGCTGGGCCACCCGTCCCCGGACCCGGCCACCGGACCGTCCGCCACCGCGGCCACCGGCCCGGCCACCGGACCGTCCGCCACCCCGGGCGCACCGGCCGGCCCGGGCCCGGCCGCGGCCTGA
- a CDS encoding APH(3'') family aminoglycoside O-phosphotransferase has translation MENHVLPQALSPVALGAGGGEWVPVTTGESGAAVFRDADATRYAKCVPAADAGDLAAERDRVAWLNGRDVPGPRVLDWHSGPAGACLVTAAVPGVPADRLAPADLRAAWGRIADAVRRLHGLPAAECPFRRDLDTMVALARDVVARDAVNPEFLPDDQQGTPGTELLARLVPQLAERRAQEAADTVVCHGDLCLPNIIVDPDTGDVSGFIDLGRLGTADRHADLALLLANARETWEDEERARAADAAFAERYGTAPDPARLRFHLDLDPLTWG, from the coding sequence ATGGAGAACCACGTCTTACCCCAGGCACTGTCCCCGGTGGCGCTCGGCGCCGGCGGCGGCGAGTGGGTACCGGTGACCACCGGCGAGTCGGGGGCCGCCGTGTTCCGTGACGCGGACGCCACCCGGTACGCCAAGTGCGTACCCGCCGCGGACGCCGGCGACCTGGCGGCCGAGCGCGACCGGGTCGCCTGGCTGAACGGCCGGGACGTCCCGGGGCCCCGGGTGCTCGACTGGCACTCCGGTCCGGCCGGCGCCTGCCTGGTGACCGCTGCCGTCCCCGGGGTGCCCGCCGACCGGCTGGCGCCCGCGGACCTGCGGGCCGCCTGGGGGCGGATCGCGGACGCGGTCCGCCGGCTGCACGGACTGCCCGCGGCGGAGTGCCCGTTCCGCCGGGACCTGGACACCATGGTCGCCCTGGCCCGCGACGTCGTGGCCCGGGACGCGGTGAACCCGGAGTTCCTCCCCGACGACCAGCAGGGCACGCCCGGCACCGAACTGCTGGCCCGCCTCGTCCCCCAGCTGGCCGAGCGGCGGGCGCAGGAGGCCGCCGACACGGTCGTCTGCCACGGAGACCTGTGCCTGCCCAACATCATCGTCGACCCGGACACCGGGGACGTGTCGGGCTTCATCGACCTGGGCCGGCTGGGGACGGCCGACCGCCACGCCGATCTGGCGCTGCTGCTCGCCAACGCCCGGGAGACCTGGGAGGACGAGGAGCGAGCGCGGGCCGCGGACGCGGCGTTCGCCGAGCGCTACGGCACCGCCCCGGACCCCGCCCGGCTCCGCTTCCACCTCGACCTGGACCCGCTCACCTGGGGCTGA
- a CDS encoding ABC transporter permease: MSELINDTLILTGRHMRHIARVPEKLFGVTLGPVVMVLVFGYLFGSAMTVPGGGGYREYIMAGIFTQVMLSAVGTSAAGVAADLNNGLVDRFRSLPMSRYAVLLGRTVSDLAMTALSCVVMAAVGMAIGWRAHEGIGRALLGFVLLLLLGFGMCWLGALIGLVVRSPEVVNQLAMFIVMPFAFLSNAFVPPDGLPKWLQVISEWNPVSSVVSACRELWGNPTTRVSGAFPAEHPVLVSLVALTALLAVVIPLTARAYQRAAAR; the protein is encoded by the coding sequence ATGAGCGAGCTGATCAACGACACCCTGATCCTGACCGGCCGCCACATGCGGCACATCGCCCGGGTCCCCGAGAAGCTCTTCGGCGTGACCCTCGGGCCGGTGGTGATGGTGCTGGTCTTCGGCTACCTCTTCGGCAGCGCGATGACGGTGCCCGGCGGCGGGGGCTACCGCGAGTACATCATGGCCGGCATCTTCACCCAGGTGATGCTCTCCGCGGTCGGCACCAGCGCGGCCGGCGTCGCCGCCGACCTGAACAACGGGCTGGTGGACCGGTTCCGTTCGCTGCCCATGTCCCGCTACGCGGTGCTGCTGGGCCGGACCGTCTCGGACCTGGCGATGACCGCGCTCAGCTGCGTGGTGATGGCCGCCGTCGGCATGGCCATAGGGTGGCGCGCCCACGAGGGGATCGGCCGGGCCCTGCTGGGCTTCGTGCTGTTGCTGCTGCTCGGCTTCGGCATGTGCTGGCTGGGCGCGCTGATCGGCCTGGTGGTGCGCAGCCCGGAGGTGGTCAACCAGCTGGCGATGTTCATCGTCATGCCGTTCGCCTTCCTCTCCAACGCCTTCGTCCCGCCGGACGGGCTGCCCAAGTGGCTCCAGGTCATCAGCGAGTGGAACCCGGTCAGCTCGGTCGTCAGCGCCTGCCGCGAACTGTGGGGCAACCCCACCACCCGGGTGAGCGGCGCGTTCCCCGCCGAACACCCGGTGCTGGTGTCGCTGGTGGCGCTGACGGCGCTGCTGGCGGTGGTGATACCGCTGACCGCGCGCGCCTACCAGCGGGCCGCCGCCCGCTGA
- a CDS encoding ATP-binding cassette domain-containing protein — translation MEAAIEAEGLRKRYRQHEALRGVDLTVPRGTVLGLLGPNGAGKTTSVRILSTLLTPDQGRARVAGYDVATQSRQVRERIGLAGQYAAVDEKLTGRENLVLIGRLYRMGRRRAQERAAELLEKFELAGAADRVTQGYSGGMRRRLDLAASLLVDPEVLFLDEPTTGLDPSSRMTLWDMVREQVAKGVTVLLTTQYLEEADQLADRIAVIDQGTLIAEGTPDQLKRTVGGEVLEVTLADPADAAATATLLEKVAVGRVTVGEDGRTVSAPVESGIDAIADTANALRENRVEVVDFAMRRPSLDHVFLSLTGRGADAGRPAAGRTEAGQAKPGQAEAGPTETERAGTERAGTGRTETEHAGTGQAGTGKAEERTAS, via the coding sequence ATGGAAGCGGCGATCGAAGCAGAGGGACTCCGGAAGCGGTACCGGCAGCACGAGGCGCTGCGCGGCGTGGACCTGACGGTGCCGCGCGGCACGGTGCTGGGCCTGCTGGGGCCCAACGGCGCGGGGAAGACCACCTCGGTCCGCATCCTGTCCACGCTGCTGACGCCCGACCAGGGACGCGCCAGGGTCGCCGGGTACGACGTGGCCACCCAGTCCCGGCAGGTCCGTGAGCGGATCGGCCTGGCCGGGCAGTACGCGGCGGTGGACGAGAAGCTCACCGGCCGCGAGAACCTGGTGCTCATCGGGCGGCTCTACCGGATGGGGCGCCGGCGCGCCCAGGAGCGCGCCGCCGAGCTGCTGGAGAAGTTCGAACTGGCGGGGGCGGCCGACCGGGTGACCCAGGGCTACTCCGGCGGCATGCGCCGGCGCCTGGACCTCGCCGCCAGCCTGCTGGTCGATCCGGAGGTGCTCTTCCTGGACGAGCCGACCACCGGGCTGGACCCGAGCAGCCGGATGACGCTGTGGGACATGGTCCGCGAGCAGGTCGCCAAGGGCGTCACGGTCCTCCTCACCACCCAGTACCTGGAGGAGGCGGACCAGCTCGCCGACCGGATCGCGGTGATCGACCAGGGCACGCTCATCGCCGAGGGGACCCCGGACCAGCTCAAGCGCACGGTCGGCGGGGAGGTGCTGGAGGTCACCCTGGCGGACCCCGCGGACGCCGCCGCGACCGCCACGCTGCTGGAGAAGGTGGCGGTCGGCCGGGTCACCGTCGGCGAGGACGGCCGTACCGTCTCCGCGCCGGTGGAGTCCGGGATCGACGCGATCGCCGACACCGCCAACGCCCTGCGGGAGAACCGGGTGGAGGTGGTGGACTTCGCGATGCGCCGGCCGTCGCTGGACCACGTCTTCCTCTCCCTCACCGGCCGCGGCGCGGACGCCGGACGGCCCGCCGCCGGGCGCACGGAGGCCGGGCAGGCGAAGCCCGGGCAGGCGGAGGCCGGCCCGACGGAGACGGAGCGGGCCGGGACGGAGCGGGCCGGGACCGGCCGGACGGAGACGGAGCACGCCGGGACCGGGCAGGCCGGGACCGGTAAGGCGGAGGAGCGGACCGCGTCATGA
- a CDS encoding polyprenyl synthetase family protein, whose amino-acid sequence MAAFSSNTAPDASMVGELAIADPALAARLADGLREAEERLRGYGAEAGDPRVAEIVGHLIGTGGKRLRPMLALLGGEFGTPDPVVTVKAAALAEIVHVASLYHDDVMDQARTRRGVPSVNERWGNRTAVLAGNWLLAKAAWLAAELGAETVRLQARVTNRLVHGQVRELAGSYDGQDALSHYFNVVSGKSAALIAMALQIGAVQAGVADAEVQALAEYGEHLGVAFQIADDILDITSSSAVLGKEQGKDLAIGVASLPVLIALTDDGPETAELRRLLTAGRAGSAGAPEAGGPGSGPRAGGPGTTTLPHTVALLESTGVLDQARSMMHDRLARARVSLALLPDVPAKQVLHSLCDFVARRDH is encoded by the coding sequence ATGGCCGCCTTTTCGAGCAACACCGCGCCGGACGCCTCCATGGTCGGCGAACTCGCCATCGCCGATCCGGCGCTCGCCGCCCGGCTGGCGGACGGGTTGCGGGAGGCGGAGGAGCGGCTCCGCGGGTACGGCGCCGAGGCGGGCGACCCCCGGGTCGCCGAGATCGTCGGCCATCTGATCGGCACCGGGGGCAAGCGGCTCCGCCCCATGCTCGCCCTGCTCGGCGGGGAGTTCGGCACCCCGGACCCGGTGGTGACCGTCAAGGCGGCGGCCCTGGCGGAGATCGTCCACGTCGCCTCGCTCTACCACGACGACGTGATGGACCAGGCCCGCACCCGGCGCGGCGTGCCCAGCGTCAACGAGCGCTGGGGGAACCGTACGGCGGTACTGGCCGGCAACTGGCTGCTCGCCAAGGCGGCCTGGCTGGCCGCCGAGCTCGGTGCCGAGACCGTCCGGCTCCAGGCCCGGGTCACCAACCGGCTGGTCCACGGCCAGGTCCGGGAGCTGGCCGGCTCCTACGACGGCCAGGACGCGCTGTCCCACTACTTCAACGTGGTCTCCGGCAAGTCGGCGGCGCTGATCGCGATGGCGCTGCAGATCGGCGCGGTGCAGGCGGGGGTGGCGGACGCCGAGGTGCAGGCGCTCGCGGAGTACGGCGAGCACCTGGGCGTGGCCTTCCAGATAGCCGACGACATCCTCGACATCACCTCCTCCTCGGCGGTCCTCGGCAAGGAACAGGGCAAGGACCTCGCCATCGGCGTCGCCAGCCTCCCGGTGCTGATCGCGCTGACCGACGACGGCCCGGAGACCGCGGAGCTGCGCCGGCTGCTCACCGCCGGACGCGCCGGATCCGCCGGCGCCCCGGAGGCCGGGGGCCCGGGCAGCGGCCCGCGCGCCGGGGGTCCGGGGACCACGACCCTGCCGCACACCGTCGCCCTGCTGGAGTCCACCGGGGTGCTGGACCAGGCCCGGTCGATGATGCACGACCGCCTCGCCCGCGCCCGGGTCTCCCTGGCGCTGCTGCCGGACGTACCGGCCAAGCAGGTGCTGCACTCGCTCTGCGACTTCGTGGCCCGCCGGGACCACTGA
- a CDS encoding arylamine N-acetyltransferase family protein has product MTDAPDTKTSTPASPAGTAGTAPHSASPLDLDAYLARTGWSGERRATVETLRSLHRAHLEAIPFENLQPLLDTAPSLALPDLQDKLVRSRRGGYCFEQNTLFTAVLEAFGFRVTRFAARVVLGAGPGDVRPRTHMTLAVQVPAAAPGDPVRTYLADVGYGSVGGLYEAIPLVADVEVADGVRSHRLIRRPHHGPSDLWTLQARQGGVWTDQYTFTEEPFEHPDFEVFNWHVGTNPRSPFRYSLIAQRTFPTRHLALHNRTVVETREDGSAEERRLGDDEDLVAVLARDFGIELPPGTRFPTDLTGA; this is encoded by the coding sequence ATGACCGACGCACCCGACACGAAGACGAGCACCCCCGCCTCCCCGGCCGGGACGGCCGGCACCGCACCGCACTCCGCGTCACCGCTCGACCTCGACGCCTATCTGGCCCGCACCGGCTGGTCGGGGGAGCGCCGGGCGACCGTGGAGACGCTGCGTTCGCTGCACCGGGCGCATCTGGAGGCCATCCCGTTCGAGAACCTGCAGCCGCTGCTGGACACCGCGCCCTCGCTGGCCCTGCCGGACCTCCAGGACAAGCTGGTGCGCAGCCGGCGCGGCGGCTACTGCTTCGAGCAGAACACCCTCTTCACCGCGGTGCTGGAGGCGTTCGGCTTCCGCGTCACCCGCTTCGCCGCCCGGGTGGTGCTGGGCGCCGGGCCCGGGGACGTCCGGCCGCGCACCCACATGACGCTGGCGGTACAGGTGCCCGCGGCGGCCCCCGGCGACCCGGTCCGGACCTACCTCGCCGACGTCGGATACGGCAGCGTCGGCGGTCTGTACGAGGCGATACCGCTGGTGGCGGACGTGGAGGTGGCGGACGGAGTACGGTCGCACCGCCTGATCCGCCGGCCGCACCACGGGCCGTCGGACCTGTGGACGCTCCAGGCCCGCCAGGGCGGGGTGTGGACCGACCAGTACACCTTCACCGAGGAGCCGTTCGAACACCCCGACTTCGAGGTGTTCAACTGGCACGTCGGGACCAATCCGCGCTCACCGTTCCGGTACAGCCTGATCGCCCAGCGGACCTTCCCCACCCGCCACCTGGCGCTGCACAACCGCACCGTGGTGGAGACGCGCGAGGACGGCTCGGCCGAGGAGCGGCGGCTGGGCGACGACGAGGACCTGGTGGCGGTCCTGGCCCGCGACTTCGGCATCGAGCTGCCGCCGGGCACCCGGTTCCCCACGGACCTCACCGGCGCCTGA
- a CDS encoding SMI1/KNR4 family protein, producing the protein MWVRRVIELTGWEPLGLSVDWPAIEGELGFPLPADYKELYEAFGGGTFSECVFFMGRDPGVSFDLLEVWRHSLAVERDGRYGDVSAVDPYAIYAPGGTGLVPWGATEWADQYFWLIDAERPGTYPILVRGDGGGPFERYEMSTAEFLYRVLADADFLPYGIARYGIEPAFEPPAGTGG; encoded by the coding sequence ATGTGGGTGCGGCGAGTGATCGAGCTGACCGGCTGGGAGCCGCTCGGGCTCTCCGTGGACTGGCCTGCCATCGAGGGCGAGCTGGGTTTTCCACTGCCGGCCGACTACAAGGAGCTGTACGAGGCGTTCGGCGGCGGCACCTTCAGCGAGTGCGTCTTCTTCATGGGGCGTGACCCGGGTGTCTCGTTCGACCTCCTGGAGGTCTGGCGGCACTCCCTCGCGGTGGAACGGGACGGCAGGTACGGCGACGTCTCGGCCGTCGACCCCTACGCGATCTACGCTCCGGGCGGCACCGGGCTGGTCCCCTGGGGCGCCACCGAGTGGGCGGACCAGTACTTCTGGCTGATCGACGCCGAACGGCCCGGCACGTACCCCATCCTCGTGCGGGGCGACGGCGGCGGTCCCTTCGAGCGCTACGAGATGTCCACCGCCGAGTTCCTGTACCGGGTCCTCGCCGACGCCGATTTCCTGCCGTACGGGATCGCGCGGTACGGAATCGAACCGGCCTTCGAACCTCCCGCCGGCACCGGCGGCTGA